In a genomic window of Sphingomonas koreensis:
- a CDS encoding outer membrane protein assembly factor BamD, which translates to MRMLPIRTTALVLVAALALAGCARGGGTRADLPYVARDVGTLYTAAKDRLDRGQYKLAAALFDEVERQHPYSVWARRAQLMGAFAYYLDRNYTQAIQSSQRFLAVHPGNRDAPYAYYLIALSYYEQISDVTRDQKITQQALDALGELNRRYPNTRYAADARLKVDLVRDHLAGKEMEVGRYYQVRGQWLAAIIRFRTVVDTYQTTTHTPEALMRLTESYLALGVKEEAKKAAAVLGANYPGTQWYARAYELIGKHGEAVAVPASAAATAPKLDDVPKPKPVDDETN; encoded by the coding sequence ATGCGTATGCTTCCGATCCGTACCACCGCCCTTGTTCTCGTTGCGGCGCTCGCGCTTGCCGGCTGCGCCCGCGGTGGCGGCACCCGCGCCGACCTGCCCTATGTCGCGCGCGACGTGGGCACGCTCTACACAGCGGCCAAGGACCGGCTCGACCGGGGCCAGTACAAGCTTGCGGCGGCGCTGTTCGATGAAGTCGAACGCCAACATCCCTATTCGGTCTGGGCACGCCGTGCGCAGCTGATGGGAGCCTTCGCCTACTATCTCGACCGCAACTACACCCAAGCCATCCAGTCGTCGCAGCGCTTCCTCGCCGTCCACCCCGGCAACCGTGACGCGCCCTATGCCTATTATCTGATCGCGCTCAGCTATTACGAGCAGATCAGCGACGTGACGCGCGACCAGAAGATCACCCAGCAGGCGCTCGACGCGCTGGGCGAGCTCAACCGCCGTTACCCCAACACCCGCTACGCCGCCGATGCACGCCTCAAGGTCGATCTCGTCCGCGATCACCTCGCGGGCAAGGAGATGGAAGTCGGCCGCTACTATCAGGTGCGCGGCCAATGGCTCGCCGCGATCATCCGCTTCCGCACCGTAGTCGATACCTACCAGACCACCACCCACACGCCCGAGGCGCTGATGCGCCTCACCGAATCCTATCTCGCGCTCGGCGTGAAGGAGGAGGCGAAGAAGGCCGCGGCGGTGCTCGGCGCAAACTATCCCGGCACGCAATGGTATGCGCGCGCCTACGAGCTGATCGGCAAGCATGGCGAGGCGGTGGCCGTCCCCGCGTCCGCCGCTGCAACCGCGCCCAAGCTTGACGACGTGCCCAAGCCCAAGCCCGTCGACGACGAAACCAATTAG
- the crcB gene encoding fluoride efflux transporter CrcB — protein MNHLFLVMLGGAIGAGARHLTGRAALALWGQGFPWGTLVVNLLGGMLMGLLAGWLAARASGDEALRYLLGVGLLGGYTTFSAFSLETATMLQRGDHGVALLYILASVAGSILALFAGLQIARVAA, from the coding sequence ATGAACCACCTCTTTCTCGTCATGCTCGGCGGCGCGATCGGCGCCGGGGCACGGCATCTCACCGGCCGCGCCGCGCTCGCACTTTGGGGACAGGGCTTTCCCTGGGGCACGCTGGTCGTGAACCTTCTCGGCGGCATGCTCATGGGCCTGCTCGCCGGCTGGCTCGCCGCACGCGCCAGCGGGGACGAAGCGCTGCGCTACCTGCTCGGCGTCGGCCTGCTCGGCGGCTACACCACCTTCTCCGCTTTCTCCCTCGAAACCGCGACCATGCTCCAGCGCGGCGACCATGGCGTTGCCCTGCTCTACATCCTCGCCTCGGTGGCCGGCTCGATCCTCGCGCTGTTCGCCGGGCTCCAGATCGCACGGGTGGCCGCATGA
- a CDS encoding HAD-IA family hydrolase, protein MNRLAVFDCDGTLVDSQANICRAMEACFAQHRLEPPGRDSIRRIVGLSLVPAIAALLPEAEARQHELMAEDYKRAFHAMRTDRALDPEPLFDGIVEAIDALDEAGWLLGVATGKSDRGLALILEHHGLTRRFVTLQTADRHPSKPHPSMLELAIAEAGAAPHTTAMIGDTSFDIAMAINAGTHAVGVAWGYHEPHELTAAGAHRVSDTARDLPAMLEAL, encoded by the coding sequence ATGAACCGCCTCGCCGTGTTCGACTGCGACGGCACGCTCGTCGATTCGCAAGCCAATATCTGCCGTGCGATGGAAGCATGCTTCGCCCAGCACCGGCTCGAACCGCCGGGCCGTGACTCGATCCGCCGCATCGTCGGCCTCAGCCTCGTCCCTGCCATCGCGGCGCTGCTGCCCGAGGCGGAGGCGCGCCAGCACGAACTGATGGCCGAGGACTATAAGCGCGCCTTCCATGCGATGCGCACCGACCGCGCGCTCGATCCCGAACCGCTGTTCGACGGTATCGTCGAGGCGATCGACGCACTCGACGAAGCCGGCTGGCTGCTCGGCGTCGCCACCGGCAAGTCCGATCGCGGCCTTGCGCTTATCCTCGAACACCATGGGCTCACCAGGCGATTCGTCACGCTCCAGACCGCCGATCGCCATCCTTCCAAGCCGCATCCCTCGATGCTGGAGCTGGCGATCGCCGAGGCGGGCGCCGCGCCGCACACCACCGCGATGATCGGCGACACCAGCTTCGACATCGCCATGGCGATCAACGCGGGAACGCATGCCGTGGGGGTTGCATGGGGCTATCACGAACCCCATGAATTGACGGCTGCCGGCGCGCACCGCGTCTCTGACACCGCGCGCGACCTTCCGGCGATGCTGGAGGCGTTATGA
- a CDS encoding M23 family metallopeptidase produces MIRTLPVDAALAIAAPVSAQKIPPISLELTVPAQPVHLARTDGMQIAYEIRVSSFHRSPLRLNTLEIIDGEGRTLGRYEGEQLAALIGGQWVAEDADRTLVAPGAHALLFINQPVERPVAAIRHRITYAIPERPPVTIESAPRAIAAAPRPFGPPLRGGTWSAVYKPEMEFGHRRYVYALNGTPRVPGRFAIDFFHADRNPKEPRYAADPGFGAEVIAVADGQVIAARDDFADPVQRNPDEPSDPENATGNYIAIDIGNGRIVFYEHLKQGIAVRKGDRVRRGQLLGRVGATGQVGGTHLHFHVADTNSPLGAEGLPFALDAFDQVGNWATIDRAFSGERWQPVAPRRFTAAMPSPNVVIRFP; encoded by the coding sequence ATGATCCGTACGCTCCCCGTCGACGCCGCACTCGCGATTGCCGCCCCGGTCAGCGCACAGAAAATCCCGCCCATCTCGCTCGAACTCACCGTCCCCGCTCAGCCCGTACATCTCGCGCGCACCGACGGCATGCAGATCGCCTATGAGATCCGCGTCTCGAGCTTCCACCGATCGCCGCTTCGCCTGAACACGCTGGAGATCATCGATGGCGAAGGCCGCACGCTCGGCCGTTACGAAGGCGAGCAGCTGGCGGCACTGATCGGCGGCCAATGGGTCGCCGAGGATGCCGATCGCACGCTGGTCGCGCCCGGCGCGCACGCGCTGCTCTTCATCAACCAGCCTGTCGAACGCCCGGTCGCGGCGATCCGCCACCGGATCACCTACGCGATCCCCGAACGCCCGCCGGTTACGATCGAAAGCGCCCCGCGCGCCATCGCCGCGGCGCCCCGCCCCTTCGGCCCGCCGCTGCGCGGCGGCACCTGGTCGGCGGTCTACAAACCGGAGATGGAGTTCGGCCACCGCCGCTACGTCTACGCGCTGAACGGCACGCCGCGGGTTCCCGGCCGCTTCGCGATCGACTTCTTCCATGCCGACCGCAACCCGAAGGAACCCCGCTACGCCGCCGATCCGGGTTTCGGTGCCGAAGTGATCGCAGTCGCCGACGGCCAGGTCATCGCCGCGAGGGACGATTTTGCCGATCCGGTTCAGCGCAATCCCGACGAGCCGAGCGATCCCGAAAACGCCACCGGCAACTATATCGCGATCGACATCGGGAACGGGCGCATCGTGTTTTACGAGCATTTGAAGCAGGGCATCGCCGTCAGGAAAGGCGATCGCGTGCGCCGCGGCCAGCTGCTCGGCCGCGTCGGCGCCACCGGCCAGGTGGGCGGCACGCATCTTCACTTTCACGTCGCGGACACCAACTCTCCGCTTGGCGCCGAAGGTCTGCCGTTCGCGCTCGATGCGTTCGATCAGGTCGGCAACTGGGCGACGATCGATCGGGCCTTTTCTGGCGAACGCTGGCAGCCCGTCGCGCCGCGCCGCTTCACCGCCGCGATGCCGTCGCCGAACGTGGTGATCCGCTTTCCCTAG
- a CDS encoding APC family permease: MTEAAVPRRTIGDADVFALTVGIVVGAGIFRTPAMVAGFAPDAATMIAAWVAGGLLSIVGALCYAEMAAAWPHMGGDYHFLGRAYGERLAFLYAWARLAVIQTGSLALLAFIVGDYLQVIVPLGPAGPAIWAGIAVLAVSAVNWLGIRWGAAAQRWLTLAEVGGLVAIIVAGFMVAPAGAAPAPASDGGAIGLMMVFVLLAYGGWSEAVYVSAEMKAPPRRIAPIMAAALALVTLLYVLMNLAALHALGFAGLASSEAVAAEVMRRALGDGGAAAISAAVAVAALTSANATAITGGRTAAALGRRFNALRWLGRWDMRRDTPGNALLAQGAVALALVVAGAFARDGFQLAVEYTAPVFWFFLLLVGVALFVLRQRFPEVERPFRAPLYPVLPAVFCATTAYLLWSSLAYTGWGAFAGVAVLGTGAVLLLFLKPDEEPCP, encoded by the coding sequence ATGACAGAGGCTGCCGTTCCACGCCGTACGATCGGTGATGCCGATGTGTTCGCGTTGACCGTGGGCATTGTGGTGGGGGCGGGCATCTTCCGCACCCCGGCGATGGTCGCGGGGTTCGCGCCCGACGCGGCGACGATGATCGCGGCCTGGGTCGCGGGCGGGCTGCTCTCGATCGTGGGGGCGCTGTGCTATGCCGAGATGGCGGCCGCTTGGCCGCATATGGGCGGCGATTATCACTTCCTCGGCCGTGCTTATGGCGAGCGGCTGGCGTTCCTCTACGCCTGGGCGCGGCTGGCGGTGATCCAGACCGGATCGCTGGCGCTGCTGGCATTCATCGTCGGCGACTATCTTCAGGTGATTGTGCCGCTGGGCCCGGCGGGGCCGGCGATCTGGGCCGGAATCGCCGTGCTGGCGGTGAGCGCGGTCAACTGGCTCGGTATCCGCTGGGGTGCGGCCGCGCAGCGCTGGCTGACATTGGCGGAGGTGGGCGGGCTGGTCGCGATCATCGTCGCGGGGTTCATGGTGGCCCCCGCGGGTGCTGCGCCGGCACCGGCGAGCGATGGTGGCGCGATCGGGCTGATGATGGTGTTCGTCCTGCTCGCCTATGGCGGGTGGAGCGAGGCGGTCTACGTCTCCGCCGAGATGAAGGCGCCGCCGCGGCGGATCGCGCCGATCATGGCGGCGGCACTGGCGCTGGTGACGCTGCTCTATGTACTGATGAACCTTGCCGCATTGCATGCGCTGGGTTTTGCCGGGCTGGCGTCGTCCGAAGCGGTGGCGGCGGAGGTGATGCGCCGTGCGCTGGGGGATGGCGGCGCGGCGGCGATCAGTGCGGCGGTGGCCGTCGCAGCGCTGACCAGCGCCAATGCGACCGCGATCACCGGCGGACGCACCGCGGCGGCGCTGGGCCGTCGCTTCAATGCTCTGCGCTGGCTCGGGCGGTGGGACATGAGGCGCGACACCCCGGGCAATGCGTTGCTGGCACAGGGCGCGGTGGCATTGGCACTGGTCGTGGCCGGTGCCTTCGCCCGCGACGGGTTCCAACTGGCGGTGGAATATACCGCGCCGGTCTTCTGGTTCTTCCTGCTGCTGGTCGGGGTCGCGCTGTTCGTGCTGCGGCAGCGTTTCCCGGAGGTCGAGCGGCCGTTCCGCGCGCCGCTCTATCCCGTTCTTCCCGCCGTCTTCTGCGCGACGACGGCGTATCTGCTATGGTCCAGCCTGGCCTATACCGGCTGGGGCGCGTTTGCGGGGGTTGCCGTACTGGGAACAGGTGCAGTCCTGCTCCTGTTCCTGAAGCCTGACGAGGAGCCATGCCCATGA
- a CDS encoding DUF885 domain-containing protein, producing MSFDSFRGRNAARIALGAALLAVAAPAAATPSDDLRTLLAEHFAWVQKENPGFALSIGNAEYATEVGDVSLAAEDRRAAAEAAFLKRLDAIADSGLSPAERTDKAILRRLLAESVESNGYGQRTMLFTSYSNPWQGAAGQADRLSFRRKADYANYLTRLEQFPKTNDTLIDITAQAVKGGYVQPCVSLAGFEKTITGVIQNDPVKSRFYSPFARPKPADATDAEWAALQARAKSVITTAINPSYAKAAQFYRTSYEPKCARAVGVSAQPGGAKYYAFRIRQLTTTDYSAEQIHKIGLDEVARIRAEMAEVAKKAGYPSREAFVQELRTNPKYYAKTPEALMEAAAFQAKLIDGKMPGFFYKMARLPYGLKQIPAETAEGTTTAYYGPGNPQLGLAGNYFVNTSKLDQRPLYELPALTAHEAVPGHHHQIALQQEMETSPFRRHLASFTAFTEGWGLYSERIGIEMGLYDTPEKQMGRLSYEMWRACRLVVDTGIHSKGWTKEQAVQFMLDNTALSAANIDAEVNRYISWPAQALGYKLGEIKIRELRARAEKALGAKFDLKGFHDAVLAQGAVPLDVLDAQIETWIAAEKAKG from the coding sequence GTGAGCTTTGACAGTTTCCGTGGTCGCAACGCGGCGCGAATCGCCTTGGGTGCAGCGCTGCTGGCGGTTGCAGCCCCCGCCGCCGCAACCCCGTCCGATGATCTTCGCACCTTGCTCGCGGAGCATTTCGCCTGGGTACAGAAGGAAAATCCCGGTTTCGCGCTGTCGATCGGCAATGCCGAATATGCGACCGAAGTCGGCGACGTCAGCCTCGCTGCGGAAGATCGCCGCGCCGCCGCCGAAGCAGCGTTCCTGAAGCGCCTCGACGCCATTGCCGATTCCGGCCTCTCGCCCGCCGAGCGCACGGACAAGGCGATCCTGCGCCGCCTGCTCGCCGAAAGCGTCGAATCGAACGGCTATGGCCAGCGCACGATGCTGTTCACCAGCTATTCCAACCCCTGGCAGGGCGCCGCCGGACAGGCCGACCGCCTGTCCTTCCGCCGCAAGGCCGACTACGCCAATTATCTGACCCGGCTCGAACAGTTCCCGAAGACCAACGACACGCTGATCGACATCACCGCGCAGGCAGTGAAGGGCGGCTACGTCCAGCCCTGCGTCAGCCTGGCAGGCTTCGAGAAAACGATCACCGGCGTGATCCAGAACGACCCCGTAAAATCGCGCTTCTATTCGCCCTTCGCCCGGCCCAAGCCCGCCGACGCGACCGATGCGGAATGGGCGGCGCTTCAGGCCCGGGCAAAGTCGGTGATTACCACGGCGATCAACCCCTCCTATGCCAAGGCAGCGCAGTTCTATCGCACCAGCTACGAGCCCAAATGCGCCAGGGCGGTCGGCGTCTCCGCCCAGCCCGGCGGCGCCAAATACTACGCCTTCCGCATCCGCCAGCTCACCACCACCGACTATAGCGCCGAGCAGATCCACAAGATCGGCCTCGACGAGGTCGCACGCATCCGCGCGGAAATGGCCGAGGTCGCGAAGAAGGCCGGATACCCCAGCCGCGAGGCGTTCGTGCAGGAGTTGCGCACCAACCCCAAATACTACGCCAAGACGCCCGAAGCGCTGATGGAGGCCGCGGCCTTCCAGGCCAAGCTGATCGACGGCAAGATGCCCGGCTTCTTCTACAAGATGGCCCGCCTGCCCTATGGCCTGAAGCAGATTCCCGCCGAGACTGCCGAAGGCACCACCACCGCCTACTACGGCCCGGGCAACCCGCAGCTCGGCCTTGCCGGCAATTATTTCGTCAACACCTCCAAGCTTGATCAGCGCCCGCTCTACGAGCTGCCCGCGCTCACCGCGCACGAGGCCGTCCCCGGCCACCACCACCAGATCGCGCTCCAGCAGGAAATGGAGACGAGTCCGTTCCGCCGTCATCTCGCCAGCTTCACCGCCTTCACCGAGGGCTGGGGCCTCTATTCGGAGCGGATCGGGATCGAGATGGGGCTGTACGACACGCCAGAGAAGCAGATGGGCCGCCTCAGCTACGAGATGTGGCGTGCCTGCCGCCTCGTCGTCGACACCGGCATCCATTCGAAGGGCTGGACAAAGGAACAGGCCGTCCAGTTCATGCTCGACAACACCGCGCTGTCGGCGGCGAACATCGACGCGGAGGTCAACCGCTACATCAGCTGGCCGGCCCAGGCGCTCGGCTACAAGCTCGGCGAGATCAAGATCCGCGAGCTGCGCGCCCGCGCGGAGAAAGCGCTGGGGGCAAAGTTCGACCTCAAGGGCTTCCACGACGCCGTGCTCGCCCAGGGGGCCGTGCCGCTCGACGTGCTCGACGCACAGATCGAGACCTGGATCGCCGCGGAGAAGGCAAAGGGGTGA
- a CDS encoding ATP12 family chaperone protein: MKRFWKDADAVAVPDGHDIHLDGKPVRTPGRVPLTLPSPALAKAVADEWRNVGETIDPRAMPLTGLSNAAIDRIAPDTAAFAAGLAKYGESDLLCYRADHPLELQLRQQAAWDPLLDWARTRYGIDPVTTTGVMHRAQSPETVAKLADAVAALSPFQLAALSPLVTVTGSLIAALALLEGAATPEDIWSAANLDEDWQAEHWGEDDLARKARATRRADFDAGARFLSLL; encoded by the coding sequence ATGAAGCGTTTCTGGAAGGACGCCGACGCCGTAGCGGTGCCGGACGGTCACGACATCCATCTCGACGGCAAGCCTGTCCGCACGCCTGGCCGCGTGCCGTTGACGCTGCCCTCGCCCGCCTTGGCCAAGGCAGTGGCCGACGAATGGCGCAATGTCGGCGAGACGATCGATCCGCGCGCGATGCCGCTCACCGGCCTCAGCAACGCCGCGATCGATCGGATCGCGCCGGATACGGCCGCCTTCGCCGCGGGCTTGGCCAAGTACGGCGAGAGCGATCTGCTCTGCTATCGCGCCGATCATCCGCTCGAGCTTCAGCTGCGCCAGCAGGCGGCATGGGATCCGCTGCTCGACTGGGCGCGCACCCGCTATGGGATCGATCCGGTCACCACCACCGGCGTGATGCACCGCGCCCAGTCGCCCGAGACGGTCGCAAAGCTCGCCGATGCGGTCGCTGCCCTCTCGCCCTTCCAACTCGCCGCGCTCTCCCCCTTGGTCACCGTCACCGGATCGCTGATTGCCGCGCTCGCGCTGCTCGAAGGCGCGGCAACGCCCGAGGATATCTGGTCCGCCGCCAATCTCGATGAGGACTGGCAAGCCGAGCATTGGGGGGAGGACGATCTCGCCCGTAAGGCCCGCGCTACGCGGCGGGCCGATTTCGACGCGGGCGCACGCTTCCTGTCGCTGCTTTAG
- a CDS encoding RluA family pseudouridine synthase, which translates to MSDASQNVRQFTVGIDDDGIRLDRWFKRHLPDASFNIVSRWARTGQLRVDGARATPGDRIQAGQVIRVPPAEPVQAATAKPKKARPQLTPEQMEFAESMVIHRDAQAMVINKPPGLATQGGTKTHDHVDQLLDGLYFDLDTRPKLVHRLDKDTSGALVLARTARAAAYFSKNFSGRTARKTYWAIVMGVPSIEDGFIDLPLGKQPGTGGEKMQVDEEEGQPARTRYRVIDRAGNRAAWVELQPHTGRTHQLRVHMAAIGHPIVGDGKYGLAEAFLSGSISRKMHLHSRRIRIDHPDGGKLDVTADLPTHFAETLTQLGFDIERGDNMPPDERAPMSREQEKAKAKAHAKTYRKERRGERRGRGEKAEKSGKLAKPAKPKKK; encoded by the coding sequence ATGAGCGACGCTTCGCAGAACGTCCGCCAGTTCACCGTCGGCATCGACGATGACGGCATCCGGCTCGATCGCTGGTTCAAGCGGCACCTGCCCGATGCCAGCTTCAACATCGTCTCGCGCTGGGCGCGCACCGGCCAGCTCCGCGTCGATGGCGCGCGCGCCACACCCGGCGACCGCATCCAGGCCGGACAGGTGATTCGCGTACCTCCGGCCGAACCCGTGCAGGCGGCCACGGCAAAGCCGAAAAAGGCCCGCCCCCAGCTCACGCCCGAACAGATGGAGTTCGCCGAATCGATGGTCATCCATCGCGACGCGCAGGCGATGGTCATTAACAAGCCACCCGGCCTCGCGACACAGGGCGGCACGAAGACCCACGACCATGTCGATCAGCTGCTCGACGGCCTTTATTTCGACCTCGATACCCGGCCCAAGCTGGTCCATCGGCTCGACAAGGATACGTCGGGCGCGCTCGTCCTCGCCCGCACCGCTCGTGCCGCCGCCTATTTCTCCAAGAACTTTTCCGGGCGCACCGCGCGGAAAACCTATTGGGCGATCGTCATGGGCGTGCCGAGCATCGAGGACGGCTTCATCGACCTCCCGCTCGGCAAGCAGCCGGGCACCGGCGGCGAGAAGATGCAGGTGGACGAGGAAGAGGGCCAGCCCGCGCGCACCCGCTATCGCGTGATCGATCGCGCCGGCAACCGCGCCGCCTGGGTCGAGCTTCAGCCGCATACCGGGCGCACGCACCAGCTGCGTGTCCACATGGCCGCGATCGGCCATCCGATCGTCGGCGACGGCAAGTACGGGCTAGCCGAGGCGTTCCTGTCGGGCAGCATCTCGCGCAAGATGCACCTTCATTCGCGGCGTATCCGCATCGATCATCCCGATGGCGGCAAGCTCGACGTGACGGCGGATCTGCCCACCCACTTCGCCGAAACGCTTACCCAATTGGGCTTCGACATCGAGCGCGGCGACAACATGCCGCCGGACGAGAGGGCGCCGATGTCCCGCGAGCAGGAAAAGGCGAAGGCCAAGGCGCACGCCAAAACCTATCGCAAGGAACGCCGCGGCGAACGGCGCGGCCGAGGGGAAAAGGCCGAGAAGTCCGGAAAACTAGCGAAGCCCGCAAAGCCGAAGAAGAAATGA
- the recN gene encoding DNA repair protein RecN, giving the protein MLTGLNIRDVVLIEALDLDFRAGLGVLTGETGAGKSILLDSLGLALGMRADSGLVRQGAAQAVVTASFELADPAPVATLLAENGIDFDPSEPLLIRRIVKADGGSRAFVNDSPASAALLRELGAFLVEIHGQHDDRGLLNPRGHRVLLDIFGKLDTGAVADAHRAFRAAEEELAAAREEQENAARDREWLEHAVAELTALAPEPGEEEQLAERRASMQRGEKIAGELQAIADLLDGSDGALTRLRQAARILERIADDHPALAESLAALDRALIEGGTTHEKVDEAAEALAFDPQALEADEARLFELRGLARKHRVQPDDLAELTETLSARLARIEGGEDTIHRLEAALAKAEAAYTQAAETLSAARTAAAARLDSAVATELAPLKLDAARFRTVVDPLPRDQWAASGRDRVEFEVSTNPGAPFAPLIKIASGGELSRFILALKVALAEEGGARTLIFDEIDRGVGGAVASAIGERLARLAADAQLLVVTHSPQVAARGRHHLLIAKSHDGLVTRTGVRALDNDARREEIARMLSGAQITDEARAQADRLLETA; this is encoded by the coding sequence ATGCTGACCGGCCTCAACATCCGCGATGTGGTGCTGATCGAGGCGCTCGACCTCGATTTCCGCGCGGGCCTCGGCGTGCTCACCGGCGAGACGGGCGCGGGCAAGTCGATCCTGCTCGATTCGCTGGGCCTCGCGCTCGGCATGCGCGCCGACAGCGGCCTCGTTCGCCAGGGCGCTGCACAGGCAGTCGTTACCGCGAGCTTCGAGTTGGCCGACCCCGCCCCGGTTGCGACGCTGCTCGCCGAAAACGGCATCGATTTCGACCCGAGCGAGCCCCTGCTCATTCGCCGCATCGTCAAGGCCGATGGCGGCAGCCGCGCCTTCGTCAACGATTCGCCCGCATCCGCCGCGCTGCTCCGCGAGCTCGGCGCCTTCCTTGTCGAGATCCATGGCCAGCATGATGACCGCGGCCTGCTCAACCCGCGGGGCCACCGCGTCCTGCTCGATATTTTCGGCAAGCTCGACACCGGTGCCGTCGCCGACGCGCATCGCGCCTTCCGCGCGGCAGAAGAGGAGTTGGCAGCCGCACGCGAGGAGCAGGAGAATGCCGCACGCGACCGCGAATGGCTCGAACACGCCGTCGCCGAACTCACCGCACTCGCCCCCGAGCCCGGCGAGGAAGAACAGCTCGCCGAGCGCCGCGCATCGATGCAACGCGGCGAGAAGATCGCGGGCGAACTTCAGGCGATCGCCGATCTGCTCGACGGCAGCGACGGCGCGCTCACCCGGCTTCGTCAGGCCGCGCGCATCCTTGAGCGCATCGCCGACGATCACCCGGCCCTCGCCGAATCACTCGCCGCGCTCGATCGCGCGTTGATCGAAGGCGGCACGACGCATGAGAAGGTGGACGAGGCGGCCGAGGCGCTCGCCTTCGATCCGCAGGCACTCGAAGCCGACGAAGCCCGGTTGTTCGAACTGCGCGGCCTTGCGCGCAAGCATCGCGTCCAGCCCGACGACCTCGCCGAGCTGACCGAGACCCTCTCCGCGCGCCTCGCCCGAATCGAGGGCGGCGAGGACACGATCCACCGCCTCGAAGCCGCGCTCGCCAAGGCCGAGGCAGCCTATACCCAGGCCGCCGAAACCCTGTCCGCCGCCCGCACTGCCGCGGCCGCGCGCCTTGACAGCGCAGTCGCGACCGAGCTCGCCCCGCTCAAGCTCGACGCCGCACGCTTCCGCACCGTGGTCGACCCGCTCCCACGCGACCAATGGGCCGCTTCGGGCCGCGACCGGGTGGAGTTCGAGGTGTCGACCAATCCCGGCGCCCCCTTCGCCCCGCTGATCAAGATCGCCTCGGGCGGTGAGCTTTCCCGCTTCATCCTCGCGCTCAAGGTTGCGCTCGCCGAAGAGGGCGGCGCGCGCACGCTGATCTTCGACGAGATCGACCGCGGCGTCGGCGGCGCGGTGGCCAGCGCGATCGGCGAACGTCTGGCCCGCCTGGCCGCGGACGCGCAATTGCTCGTGGTCACCCACAGTCCACAGGTCGCGGCGCGCGGCAGGCACCATCTGCTCATCGCCAAGAGCCATGACGGCCTCGTCACCCGCACGGGCGTTCGTGCGCTGGATAACGACGCTCGTCGAGAAGAAATTGCCCGCATGCTCTCCGGCGCTCAAATCACCGACGAGGCCCGCGCTCAGGCCGATCGTCTGCTGGAGACCGCATGA
- a CDS encoding SAM-dependent methyltransferase, with product MKLIFTAAAMLMAGSAIQPPPGPAPAVTQESRAPDVIYVPTPPEVVEAMLDMAQVKDGDVLYDLGSGDGRIPIAAVKRARVKATGIDIDPQRIAEANANAKAQGVEGKVTFRQADLFASDFSDASVVTLYLLDTLNEKLRPKLLAELKPGTRIVSHAFRMGAWEPDKTQDVNGRTIYFWTVPRKGEKPKGL from the coding sequence ATGAAGCTCATCTTCACCGCCGCCGCCATGCTGATGGCGGGCAGTGCGATCCAGCCGCCGCCCGGTCCGGCGCCGGCCGTCACCCAGGAAAGCCGTGCCCCGGACGTGATCTATGTGCCCACACCGCCCGAGGTGGTCGAAGCAATGCTCGATATGGCGCAGGTCAAAGACGGCGATGTGCTCTACGATCTGGGATCGGGCGACGGCCGAATCCCGATTGCGGCGGTCAAGCGCGCCAGGGTCAAGGCCACCGGGATCGATATCGATCCGCAGCGTATCGCCGAGGCAAATGCCAATGCAAAGGCGCAGGGCGTGGAGGGCAAGGTGACCTTCCGCCAGGCGGACCTGTTCGCGAGCGATTTCAGCGATGCGAGCGTGGTGACGCTCTATCTGCTCGATACGCTGAACGAGAAGCTGCGGCCCAAATTGCTCGCCGAATTGAAGCCCGGCACCCGCATCGTGAGCCATGCCTTCCGCATGGGCGCGTGGGAGCCCGACAAGACGCAGGATGTGAACGGGCGGACGATCTATTTCTGGACGGTGCCCAGGAAGGGCGAGAAGCCCAAAGGGCTCTAG